The proteins below come from a single Pseudochaenichthys georgianus chromosome 14, fPseGeo1.2, whole genome shotgun sequence genomic window:
- the casr gene encoding extracellular calcium-sensing receptor → MRFVLYYLIVMGSSYVISTYGPHQRAQKTGDILLGGLFPIHFGVASKDQDLAARPESTQCVRFNFRGFRWVQAMIFAIDEINNSSDLLPNITLGYRIFDTCNTVSKALEATLSFVAQNKIDSLNLDEFCNCTDHIPATIAVVGAAGSAVSTAVANLLGLFYIPQISYASSSRLLSNKNQYKSFMRTIPTDEYQATAMADIIEYFEWNWVIAVASDDDYGRPGIEKFEKEMEERDICIHLNELISQYFEDHEIQALADRIENSTAKVIVVFASGPDVEPLIKEMVRRNITDRTWLASEAWASSSLIAKPEYLDVVAGTIGVALKAGHIPGFRGFLQQVKPKRDSHNEFVREFWEETFNCYLEDSPRQHESENGSTSFRPLCTGEEDITNVETPYLDFTHLRISYNVYVAVYSIAQALQDILICTHGQGLFANHSCADLKKMEAWQVLKQLRHLNYTNSMGEKMHFDENADLAANYTIINWHRSAEDGSVLFQEVGYYNMHIKRGAKLFIDKTQILWNGYSSEVPFSNCSEDCEPGTRKGIIDSMPTCCFECTECSDGEYSNHKDAGVCIKCPYNSWSNGNHTFCLLKEIEFLSWTEPFGIALAICAVLGVFMTAFVMGVFVRFRNTPIVKATNRELSYVLLFSLICCFSSSLVFIGEPQDWTCRLRQPAFGISFVLCISCILVKTNRVLLVFEAKIPTSLHRKWWGLNLQFLLVFLCTFVQVMICVVWLYNAPPSSYRNHDIDEIIFITCNEGSVMALGFLIGYTCLLAAICFFFAFKSRKLPENFTEAKFITFSMLIFFIVWISFIPAYFSTYGKFVSAVEVIAILASSFGMLACIFFNKVYIILFKPSSNTTEEVRCSTAAHAFKVAAKATLKHNTAARKKSGSIGGSSASSPSSSISLKTNGKDSDAGKHKPRMSFGSGTVTLSLSFEESRRSSLM, encoded by the exons ATGAGATTTGTTCTGTATTACCTGATCGTGATGGGGTCCAGTTATGTGATTTCAACCTACGGGCCCCATCAGAGAGCTCAGAAGACCGGGGATATTTTGCTCGGAGGTCTTTTCCCCATCCACTTTGGAGTCGCATCCAAAGACCAAGACCTCGCCGCTCGGCCTGAATCCACACAGTGTGTCAG GTTCAATTTCCGTGGTTTCCGTTGGGTTCAGGCCATGATTTTTGCGATTGACGAGATAAACAACAGCAGTGACCTCCTGCCTAACATCACCCTGGGCTACAGGATCTTTGACACATGCAACACAGTGTCAAAAGCCCTGGAAGCTACGCTTAGCTTTGTGGCCCAAAATAAGATAGACTCCCTGAATTTAGATGAATTTTGTAACTGCACTGATCACATCCCAGCCACCATAGCAGTAGTAGGAGCAGCCGGGTCTGCCGTCTCTACAGCTGTCGCAAACCTACTGGGTCTTTTCTATAttcctcag ATCAGCTATGCCTCTTCTAGTCGCCTACTGAGCAACAAGAATCAGTACAAGTCCTTCATGAGAACCATTCCTACTGACGAGTACCAGGCCACAGCCATGGCAGACATCATTGAGTACTTTGAGTGGAACTGGGTCATTGCTGTGGCTTCAGATGATGACTACGGACGCCCAGGCATCGAGAAGTTTGAGAAGGAGATGGAAGAGCGAGATATCTGCATTCACCTTAATGAACTCATTTCTCAGTACTTTGAGGATCATGAAATCCAAGCACTGGCTGACAGGATTGAGAACTCCACCGCTAAAGTCATTGTTGTGTTTGCCAGCGGCCCAGATGTGGAGCCTTTAATCAAAGAGATGGTGAGGAGAAACATCACAGATCGCACCTGGTTAGCCAGTGAAGCGTGGGCTAGCTCCTCTCTCATTGCTAAACCAGAGTATCTTGATGTTGTAGCGGGGACTATTGGTGTTGCCCTAAAGGCAGGGCATATACCTGGCTTTAGAGGGTTCTTACAACAAGTCAAACCAAAGAGAGACAGTCATAATGAATTTGTCAGGGAGTTTTGGGAAGAAACCTTTAACTGCTATCTTGAGGACAGCCCGAGGCAGCATGAGAGTGAGAATGGCAGCACTAGTTTCAGGCCTTTGTGTACTGGTGAAGAAGACATCACGAATGTTGAGACCCCATACCTGGACTTCACACACCTTCGTATCTCCTATAATGTGTATGTTGCAGTTTATTCCATTGCACAGGCCCTACAAGACATACTCATCTGCACACATGGACAAGGACTGTTTGCCAACCATTCATGTGCAGATTTAAAGAAAATGGAAGCATGGCAG GTCCTGAAGCAGCTCAGACACTTGAACTACACCAACAGTATGGGCGAAAAGATGCACTTTGATGAGAACGCAGACTTGGCAGCAAACTACACCATCATAAACTGGCACAGGTCTGCTGAGGACGGCTCTGTGTTGTTTCAGGAGGTTGGATACTACAACATGCACATCAAGAGGGGGGCCAAACTGTTTATCGATAAGACTCAGATTTTGTGGAATGGATACAGCTCTGAG GTGCCATTCTCTAATTGTAGTGAGGACTGTGAACCTGGTACCAGAAAGGGGATCATCGACAGTATGCCCACATGCTGCTTTGAATGCACTGAGTGCTCAGATGGAGAGTACAGTAATCATAAAG ATGCCGGTGTTTGCATCAAGTGTCCCTATAACTCTTGGTCCAATGGGAACCACACATTCTGCCTCCTGAAGGAAATCGAGTTTCTCTCCTGGACAGAGCCATTCGGGATAGCTTTGGCCATATGTGCAGTACTGGGTGTGTTCATGACAGCGTTTGTGATGGGAGTCTTTGTCAGATTTCGCAACACCCCAATAGTGAAGGCCACGAACAGAGAACTGTCCTACGTCCTCCTATTCTCACTGATCTGTTGCTTCTCCAGCTCCCTCGTCTTCATTGGAGAGCCACAGGATTGGACATGTCGTTTACGTCAACCTGCCTTTGGTATCAGCTTTGTTCTCTGTATCTCCTGCATCCTTGTGaaaacaaacagagtacttttggTATTTGAAGCCAAGATCCCCACAAGTCTCCATCGTAAATGGTGGGGATTGAACCTGCAGTTCCTGCTGGTGTTTCTGTGCACATTTGTCCAAGTCATGATATGTGTGGTGTGGCTTTACAACGCCCCTCCTTCCAGCTACAGGAATCACGACATTGATGAAATCATTTTTATCACCTGCAATGAGGGATCTGTGATGGCTCTTGGGTTTCTTATTGGCTACACGTGCCTCCTGgcagctatatgttttttttttgcattcaaATCTCGGAAACTTCCAGAAAACTTTACAGAGGCAAAGTTCATCACCTTTAGCATGCTCATATTCTTTATTGTTTGGATCTCTTTTATACCTGCGTACTTTAGTACTTACGGCAAGTTTGTTTCAGCTGTGGAAGTCATTGCTATACTGGCATCCAGCTTTGGGATGCTGGCCTGTATCTTCTTCAACAAGGTCTACATCATCCTCTTCAAACCCTCCAGTAACACCACTGAGGAAGTCCGATGCAGCACCGCGGCCCACGCTTTCAAAGTAGCTGCCAAAGCTACACTGAAACATAATACGGCTGCAAGAAAGAAATCCGGTAGCATTGGTGGATCTTCTGCCTCGAGCCCGTCCTCATCCATCAGCCTCAAGACCAACGGCAAGGACAGCGATGCAGGAAAGCACAAACCAAGGATGAGCTTCGGCAGTGGAACAGTAACTCTGTCCCTGAGcttcgaggagtcgaggaggagcTCTCTCATGTGA